The Ananas comosus cultivar F153 linkage group 7, ASM154086v1, whole genome shotgun sequence genome has a window encoding:
- the LOC109713342 gene encoding uncharacterized protein LOC109713342 isoform X1, whose product MHKDLGAGVNASSNAGMVFITTSPLSELVWSPHKGLSLRYAGSGLAENKASLLWNTDSFNEIFSSPKHTVNGESSHSSHSRDLYGRNLENMQLEPNGQDKNLRRSSSVDVQPRPLIKSSEQASRSCGDLTLLNTMENTANKKGENQQLQIEETGLCSLRNRKECGIINAGKDKADAASNKNSTPGPQSKGLSADSISCHQKELNPDAEPKEIQCASTLKFQHNHLEKLSRTKNYNVSGLVEKSAQENSGLRGNASNVRSKSSSVSASFSHNDLCIGKADGFTGKPIDFQTNGRQHSGGMLSKDLENGAEVGVNVVSQSRDTSENEDLQANLCNPRAKIVKKGKEKVIYDEKDNESFPEEREDSRESVESSNGRRLVSKGKRVCESDSEIYSECKKIKKGSDGSSYSGTFLRKNSSFMNWISTITNGPSTSDHPATSLALVQQSSDSKNGSFDPLPISHKNDKSTACGIVGFTSLFQSLYCPSIITSSMNDDHKREATCSEKLKYVCDDSHHNIYQASCDRSNFNLNSTVPETSDQLHNNLKKLPGANETLAVGSIHFVCDREDDKLQNQVSDSAERLHKSICQLENPPPAAVGVSTVKCTAFEQKENIERVGMLHNMGSPSSSNKDGPEIACSVHKSSSNLAINNGSGFLESFWITRLFPKIPPISSEPAPCNLGNELAMERLKERTNMLCSSSNEDAALVTEQNKPDNCSVLNQEGQRSFCDIMDQKLMSNLSPISSSQNFSKSETIASLFAKRLDALRHIKPSSSSCNISPETSPCFFCGWTGENSKECSEKINTNLDIPLETWPVACLQASSKGKNIFDNSCTVNNGNHEKIEEKIESQSPSSHDGRIILWSKDKQKDQRHACLYTVNQGRVGKQTKLAVHGVDSKAVTENLGEKIVKFNQMASNSSQNKSNGYQVQPYCNLSSCGITDETTAIFEALRQLQLSQTAVIRWLKSPITHVALDGFFLRLRIGKWEKELGGTGYRVARVNGATCDNCLSVSVGDFTCSVDCRFVSNHDFLEDELRAWWSAVLKGDCELPSREELNRKLRERELVG is encoded by the exons CGCCGGCATGGTATTCATTACCACTAGCCCTCTCTCTGAGCTGGTTTGGTCTCCACACAAAGGCTTGAGCCTTAGATATGCCGGTTCTGGTTTAGCTGAAAATAAGGCTTCTCTTCTGTGGAATACAGACTCGTTCAACGAAATATTCTCATCACCGAAACATACCGTTAATGGGGAGAGTAGCCACAGCAGCCACAGTAGAGATCTCTATGGGCGGAATTTGGAAAACATGCAGTTAGAACCAAATGGCCAGGACAAAAATTTAAGAAGATCATCAAGTGTTGATGTGCAACCAAGGCCTCTTATAAAGTCAAGTGAGCAAGCTTCAA GATCTTGTGGGGACCTAACCTTATTGAACACAATGGAAAACACTGCGAATAAAAAGGGAGAGAATCAACAGCTACAGATAGAAGAGACAGGCTTATGTTCTTTGAGAAATAGGAAGGAATGTGGTATTATCAATGCTGGAAAAGATAAAGCAGATGCTGCTTCTAATAAGAACTCTACTCCAG GTCCACAAAGCAAAGGTTTGAGCGCTGACTCAATATCTTGTCATCAGAAAGAACTAAATCCAGATGCTGAACCAAAAGAAATCCAGTGTGCATCTACACTTAAATTCCAACATAACCATCTTGAGAAATTGAGTAGAACAAAGAATTATAATGTATCGGGCCTGGTAGAAAAATCAGCTCAAGAAAATTCTGGGTTACGAGGAAATGCAAGTAATGTAAGGTCAAAATCGAGTTCCGTGTCTGCAAGTTTCAGTCATAATGATTTATGCATAGGAAAGGCTGACGGGTTCACTGGAAAGCCGATTGACTTTCAAACTAATGGTAGACAGCATTCAGGCGGCATGCTATCAAAAGATTTGGAGAATGGAGCTGAAGTTGGTGTTAATGTGGTTTCACAGTCTCGAGATACAAGTGAAAATGAGGATTTGCAGGCAAATTTAtgcaatccaagggctaaaattGTCAAAAAAGGTAAGGAGAAAGTTATCTATGATGAAAAAGATAACGAGAGCTTTCCAGAAGAAAGAGAGGACAGTCGCGAGAGTGTAGAAAGCAGTAACGGTAGAAGGTTGGTATCAAAAGGAAAACGGGTGTGCGAATCCGACTCAGAGATATATTCAGAATGTAAAAAGATCAAAAAGGGAAGTGATGGAAGTTCTTATTCAGGAACTTTTCTCAGGAAGAATAGCTCTTTTATGAATTGGATATCGACCATAACTAATGGTCCCTCGACGTCTGATCATCCTGCCACTTCTTTGGCACTTGTTCAACAATCATCAGATAGTAAAAATGGAAGCTTTGATCCTCTTCCTATCTCGCACAAAAATGACAAGAGTACTGCTTGCGGAATTGTGGGATTTACCTCTCTATTCCAGTCGCTTTACTGTCCAAGCATCATAACAAGCTCGATGAATGATGATCATAAAAGAGAAGCTACTTGTTCGGAGAAACTGAAATATGTCTGTGATGACTCCCATCATAATATTTATCAGGCAAGCTGTGATaggtcaaactttaatttaaatagcaCTGTCCCTGAAACGAGTGATCAGCTGCATAATAACTTGAAAAAACTCCCTGGTGCCAATGAAACTTTAGCAGTTGGTAGTATTCATTTTGTTTGCGATCGTGAGGATGATAAATTACAAAATCAAGTTTCAGATTCTGCTGAGAGGCTCCATAAGAGTATTTGCCAGCTAGAAAATCCTCCACCAGCAGCAGTTGGTGTATCTACTGTTAAATGTACCGCTTTCGAACAAAAGGAGAACATTGAGAGGGTTGGGATGTTACACAATATGGGATCTCCAAGCTCCTCAAATAAGGATGGTCCTGAAATTGCCTGTTCTGTTCACAAGAGCTCTTCAAATTTGGCAATTAATAACGGCAGTGGATTCTTGGAAAGTTTTTGGATAACTCGTCTTTTCCCTAAAATTCCTCCTATATCATCGGAGCCAGCACCTTGCAATCTGGGCAATGAATTAGCTATGGAGAGACTGAAAGAGAGAACCAATATGTTATGTTCTTCATCTAATGAAGACGCTGCTTTGGTAACCGAGCAAAACAAACCAGATAACTGCTCTGTCCTTAACCAAGAAGGCCAGAGGAGTTTTTGTGACATAATGGACCAAAAGCTGATGTCTAATTTAAGTCCAATATCGTCCTCCCAGAATTTTAGTAAGTCAGAAACAATCGCTTCTCTTTTTGCGAAGAGATTGGATGCCCTTAGGCACATAAAACCATCGTCAAGTTCATGTAACATATCACCTGAAACATCACCCTGCTTCTTTTGTGGCTGGACAGGTGAAAATTCAAAAGAATGCTCggaaaaaattaatactaaTCTTGATATACCCCTGGAAACCTGGCCTGTTGCATGCCTACAAGCATCCTCAAAaggcaaaaatatttttgataattcTTGCACTGTTAATAATGGGAATCATGAAAAGATAGAGGAAAAAATAGAATCTCAAAGTCCTTCTAGTCATGATGGAAGGATTATTTTGTGGTCCAAAGATAAACAAAAGGATCAACGGCATGCTTGTTTGTATACAGTTAATCAAGGAAGAGTAGGAAAACAAACTAAACTTGCAGTTCACGGCGTAGATTCAAAAGCAGTTACCGAGAATCTGGGGGAAAAAATTGTCAAGTTTAATCAAATGGCCTCAAATTCTTCGCAAAACAAGTCAAATGGATATCAAGTTCAACCATATTGCAATTTGTCGTCTTGTGGAATAACCGATGAAACAACTGCTATTTTTGAAGCTTTAAGGCAGCTTCAATTGTCTCAGACAGCTGTCATCAG ATGGCTTAAATCACCAATAACTCATGTCGCCCTAGATGGTTTTTTCTTGCGCCTACGAATTGGGAAGTGGGAGAAAGAATTAGGAGGAACAGGATACCGTGTTGCACGCGTTAATG GTGCAACTTGTGATAACTGCCTTTCTGTTAGTGTTGGAGATTTCACATGCTCAGTCGATTGCCGCTTTGTGTCTAATCATGACTTCCTTGAG
- the LOC109713342 gene encoding uncharacterized protein LOC109713342 isoform X2, which translates to MHKDLGAGVNASSNAGMVFITTSPLSELVWSPHKGLSLRYAGSGLAENKASLLWNTDSFNEIFSSPKHTVNGESSHSSHSRDLYGRNLENMQLEPNGQDKNLRRSSSVDVQPRPLIKSSEQASRSCGDLTLLNTMENTANKKGENQQLQIEETGLCSLRNRKECGIINAGKDKADAASNKNSTPGPQSKGLSADSISCHQKELNPDAEPKEIQCASTLKFQHNHLEKLSRTKNYNVSGLVEKSAQENSGLRGNASNVRSKSSSVSASFSHNDLCIGKADGFTGKPIDFQTNGRQHSGGMLSKDLENGAEVGVNVVSQSRDTSENEDLQANLCNPRAKIVKKGKEKVIYDEKDNESFPEEREDSRESVESSNGRRLVSKGKRVCESDSEIYSECKKIKKGSDGSSYSGTFLRKNSSFMNWISTITNGPSTSDHPATSLALVQQSSDSKNGSFDPLPISHKNDKSTACGIVGFTSLFQSLYCPSIITSSMNDDHKREATCSEKLKYVCDDSHHNIYQASCDRSNFNLNSTVPETSDQLHNNLKKLPGANETLAVGSIHFVCDREDDKLQNQVSDSAERLHKSICQLENPPPAAVGVSTVKCTAFEQKENIERVGMLHNMGSPSSSNKDGPEIACSVHKSSSNLAINNGSGFLESFWITRLFPKIPPISSEPAPCNLGNELAMERLKERTNMLCSSSNEDAALVTEQNKPDNCSVLNQEGQRSFCDIMDQKLMSNLSPISSSQNFSKSETIASLFAKRLDALRHIKPSSSSCNISPETSPCFFCGWTGENSKECSEKINTNLDIPLETWPVACLQASSKGKNIFDNSCTVNNGNHEKIEEKIESQSPSSHDGRIILWSKDKQKDQRHACLYTVNQGRVGKQTKLAVHGVDSKAVTENLGEKIVKFNQMASNSSQNKSNGYQVQPYCNLSSCGITDETTAIFEALRQLQLSQTAVIRWLKSPITHVALDGFFLRLRIGKWEKELGGTGYRVARVNGATCDNCLSVSVGDFTCSVDCRFVSNHDFLEGKIFRSNSQRK; encoded by the exons CGCCGGCATGGTATTCATTACCACTAGCCCTCTCTCTGAGCTGGTTTGGTCTCCACACAAAGGCTTGAGCCTTAGATATGCCGGTTCTGGTTTAGCTGAAAATAAGGCTTCTCTTCTGTGGAATACAGACTCGTTCAACGAAATATTCTCATCACCGAAACATACCGTTAATGGGGAGAGTAGCCACAGCAGCCACAGTAGAGATCTCTATGGGCGGAATTTGGAAAACATGCAGTTAGAACCAAATGGCCAGGACAAAAATTTAAGAAGATCATCAAGTGTTGATGTGCAACCAAGGCCTCTTATAAAGTCAAGTGAGCAAGCTTCAA GATCTTGTGGGGACCTAACCTTATTGAACACAATGGAAAACACTGCGAATAAAAAGGGAGAGAATCAACAGCTACAGATAGAAGAGACAGGCTTATGTTCTTTGAGAAATAGGAAGGAATGTGGTATTATCAATGCTGGAAAAGATAAAGCAGATGCTGCTTCTAATAAGAACTCTACTCCAG GTCCACAAAGCAAAGGTTTGAGCGCTGACTCAATATCTTGTCATCAGAAAGAACTAAATCCAGATGCTGAACCAAAAGAAATCCAGTGTGCATCTACACTTAAATTCCAACATAACCATCTTGAGAAATTGAGTAGAACAAAGAATTATAATGTATCGGGCCTGGTAGAAAAATCAGCTCAAGAAAATTCTGGGTTACGAGGAAATGCAAGTAATGTAAGGTCAAAATCGAGTTCCGTGTCTGCAAGTTTCAGTCATAATGATTTATGCATAGGAAAGGCTGACGGGTTCACTGGAAAGCCGATTGACTTTCAAACTAATGGTAGACAGCATTCAGGCGGCATGCTATCAAAAGATTTGGAGAATGGAGCTGAAGTTGGTGTTAATGTGGTTTCACAGTCTCGAGATACAAGTGAAAATGAGGATTTGCAGGCAAATTTAtgcaatccaagggctaaaattGTCAAAAAAGGTAAGGAGAAAGTTATCTATGATGAAAAAGATAACGAGAGCTTTCCAGAAGAAAGAGAGGACAGTCGCGAGAGTGTAGAAAGCAGTAACGGTAGAAGGTTGGTATCAAAAGGAAAACGGGTGTGCGAATCCGACTCAGAGATATATTCAGAATGTAAAAAGATCAAAAAGGGAAGTGATGGAAGTTCTTATTCAGGAACTTTTCTCAGGAAGAATAGCTCTTTTATGAATTGGATATCGACCATAACTAATGGTCCCTCGACGTCTGATCATCCTGCCACTTCTTTGGCACTTGTTCAACAATCATCAGATAGTAAAAATGGAAGCTTTGATCCTCTTCCTATCTCGCACAAAAATGACAAGAGTACTGCTTGCGGAATTGTGGGATTTACCTCTCTATTCCAGTCGCTTTACTGTCCAAGCATCATAACAAGCTCGATGAATGATGATCATAAAAGAGAAGCTACTTGTTCGGAGAAACTGAAATATGTCTGTGATGACTCCCATCATAATATTTATCAGGCAAGCTGTGATaggtcaaactttaatttaaatagcaCTGTCCCTGAAACGAGTGATCAGCTGCATAATAACTTGAAAAAACTCCCTGGTGCCAATGAAACTTTAGCAGTTGGTAGTATTCATTTTGTTTGCGATCGTGAGGATGATAAATTACAAAATCAAGTTTCAGATTCTGCTGAGAGGCTCCATAAGAGTATTTGCCAGCTAGAAAATCCTCCACCAGCAGCAGTTGGTGTATCTACTGTTAAATGTACCGCTTTCGAACAAAAGGAGAACATTGAGAGGGTTGGGATGTTACACAATATGGGATCTCCAAGCTCCTCAAATAAGGATGGTCCTGAAATTGCCTGTTCTGTTCACAAGAGCTCTTCAAATTTGGCAATTAATAACGGCAGTGGATTCTTGGAAAGTTTTTGGATAACTCGTCTTTTCCCTAAAATTCCTCCTATATCATCGGAGCCAGCACCTTGCAATCTGGGCAATGAATTAGCTATGGAGAGACTGAAAGAGAGAACCAATATGTTATGTTCTTCATCTAATGAAGACGCTGCTTTGGTAACCGAGCAAAACAAACCAGATAACTGCTCTGTCCTTAACCAAGAAGGCCAGAGGAGTTTTTGTGACATAATGGACCAAAAGCTGATGTCTAATTTAAGTCCAATATCGTCCTCCCAGAATTTTAGTAAGTCAGAAACAATCGCTTCTCTTTTTGCGAAGAGATTGGATGCCCTTAGGCACATAAAACCATCGTCAAGTTCATGTAACATATCACCTGAAACATCACCCTGCTTCTTTTGTGGCTGGACAGGTGAAAATTCAAAAGAATGCTCggaaaaaattaatactaaTCTTGATATACCCCTGGAAACCTGGCCTGTTGCATGCCTACAAGCATCCTCAAAaggcaaaaatatttttgataattcTTGCACTGTTAATAATGGGAATCATGAAAAGATAGAGGAAAAAATAGAATCTCAAAGTCCTTCTAGTCATGATGGAAGGATTATTTTGTGGTCCAAAGATAAACAAAAGGATCAACGGCATGCTTGTTTGTATACAGTTAATCAAGGAAGAGTAGGAAAACAAACTAAACTTGCAGTTCACGGCGTAGATTCAAAAGCAGTTACCGAGAATCTGGGGGAAAAAATTGTCAAGTTTAATCAAATGGCCTCAAATTCTTCGCAAAACAAGTCAAATGGATATCAAGTTCAACCATATTGCAATTTGTCGTCTTGTGGAATAACCGATGAAACAACTGCTATTTTTGAAGCTTTAAGGCAGCTTCAATTGTCTCAGACAGCTGTCATCAG ATGGCTTAAATCACCAATAACTCATGTCGCCCTAGATGGTTTTTTCTTGCGCCTACGAATTGGGAAGTGGGAGAAAGAATTAGGAGGAACAGGATACCGTGTTGCACGCGTTAATG GTGCAACTTGTGATAACTGCCTTTCTGTTAGTGTTGGAGATTTCACATGCTCAGTCGATTGCCGCTTTGTGTCTAATCATGACTTCCTTGAG GGGAAAATATTTCGAAGCAACTCTCAACGCAAGTAA
- the LOC109713342 gene encoding uncharacterized protein LOC109713342 isoform X3, which produces MQLEPNGQDKNLRRSSSVDVQPRPLIKSSEQASRSCGDLTLLNTMENTANKKGENQQLQIEETGLCSLRNRKECGIINAGKDKADAASNKNSTPGPQSKGLSADSISCHQKELNPDAEPKEIQCASTLKFQHNHLEKLSRTKNYNVSGLVEKSAQENSGLRGNASNVRSKSSSVSASFSHNDLCIGKADGFTGKPIDFQTNGRQHSGGMLSKDLENGAEVGVNVVSQSRDTSENEDLQANLCNPRAKIVKKGKEKVIYDEKDNESFPEEREDSRESVESSNGRRLVSKGKRVCESDSEIYSECKKIKKGSDGSSYSGTFLRKNSSFMNWISTITNGPSTSDHPATSLALVQQSSDSKNGSFDPLPISHKNDKSTACGIVGFTSLFQSLYCPSIITSSMNDDHKREATCSEKLKYVCDDSHHNIYQASCDRSNFNLNSTVPETSDQLHNNLKKLPGANETLAVGSIHFVCDREDDKLQNQVSDSAERLHKSICQLENPPPAAVGVSTVKCTAFEQKENIERVGMLHNMGSPSSSNKDGPEIACSVHKSSSNLAINNGSGFLESFWITRLFPKIPPISSEPAPCNLGNELAMERLKERTNMLCSSSNEDAALVTEQNKPDNCSVLNQEGQRSFCDIMDQKLMSNLSPISSSQNFSKSETIASLFAKRLDALRHIKPSSSSCNISPETSPCFFCGWTGENSKECSEKINTNLDIPLETWPVACLQASSKGKNIFDNSCTVNNGNHEKIEEKIESQSPSSHDGRIILWSKDKQKDQRHACLYTVNQGRVGKQTKLAVHGVDSKAVTENLGEKIVKFNQMASNSSQNKSNGYQVQPYCNLSSCGITDETTAIFEALRQLQLSQTAVIRWLKSPITHVALDGFFLRLRIGKWEKELGGTGYRVARVNGATCDNCLSVSVGDFTCSVDCRFVSNHDFLEDELRAWWSAVLKGDCELPSREELNRKLRERELVG; this is translated from the exons ATGCAGTTAGAACCAAATGGCCAGGACAAAAATTTAAGAAGATCATCAAGTGTTGATGTGCAACCAAGGCCTCTTATAAAGTCAAGTGAGCAAGCTTCAA GATCTTGTGGGGACCTAACCTTATTGAACACAATGGAAAACACTGCGAATAAAAAGGGAGAGAATCAACAGCTACAGATAGAAGAGACAGGCTTATGTTCTTTGAGAAATAGGAAGGAATGTGGTATTATCAATGCTGGAAAAGATAAAGCAGATGCTGCTTCTAATAAGAACTCTACTCCAG GTCCACAAAGCAAAGGTTTGAGCGCTGACTCAATATCTTGTCATCAGAAAGAACTAAATCCAGATGCTGAACCAAAAGAAATCCAGTGTGCATCTACACTTAAATTCCAACATAACCATCTTGAGAAATTGAGTAGAACAAAGAATTATAATGTATCGGGCCTGGTAGAAAAATCAGCTCAAGAAAATTCTGGGTTACGAGGAAATGCAAGTAATGTAAGGTCAAAATCGAGTTCCGTGTCTGCAAGTTTCAGTCATAATGATTTATGCATAGGAAAGGCTGACGGGTTCACTGGAAAGCCGATTGACTTTCAAACTAATGGTAGACAGCATTCAGGCGGCATGCTATCAAAAGATTTGGAGAATGGAGCTGAAGTTGGTGTTAATGTGGTTTCACAGTCTCGAGATACAAGTGAAAATGAGGATTTGCAGGCAAATTTAtgcaatccaagggctaaaattGTCAAAAAAGGTAAGGAGAAAGTTATCTATGATGAAAAAGATAACGAGAGCTTTCCAGAAGAAAGAGAGGACAGTCGCGAGAGTGTAGAAAGCAGTAACGGTAGAAGGTTGGTATCAAAAGGAAAACGGGTGTGCGAATCCGACTCAGAGATATATTCAGAATGTAAAAAGATCAAAAAGGGAAGTGATGGAAGTTCTTATTCAGGAACTTTTCTCAGGAAGAATAGCTCTTTTATGAATTGGATATCGACCATAACTAATGGTCCCTCGACGTCTGATCATCCTGCCACTTCTTTGGCACTTGTTCAACAATCATCAGATAGTAAAAATGGAAGCTTTGATCCTCTTCCTATCTCGCACAAAAATGACAAGAGTACTGCTTGCGGAATTGTGGGATTTACCTCTCTATTCCAGTCGCTTTACTGTCCAAGCATCATAACAAGCTCGATGAATGATGATCATAAAAGAGAAGCTACTTGTTCGGAGAAACTGAAATATGTCTGTGATGACTCCCATCATAATATTTATCAGGCAAGCTGTGATaggtcaaactttaatttaaatagcaCTGTCCCTGAAACGAGTGATCAGCTGCATAATAACTTGAAAAAACTCCCTGGTGCCAATGAAACTTTAGCAGTTGGTAGTATTCATTTTGTTTGCGATCGTGAGGATGATAAATTACAAAATCAAGTTTCAGATTCTGCTGAGAGGCTCCATAAGAGTATTTGCCAGCTAGAAAATCCTCCACCAGCAGCAGTTGGTGTATCTACTGTTAAATGTACCGCTTTCGAACAAAAGGAGAACATTGAGAGGGTTGGGATGTTACACAATATGGGATCTCCAAGCTCCTCAAATAAGGATGGTCCTGAAATTGCCTGTTCTGTTCACAAGAGCTCTTCAAATTTGGCAATTAATAACGGCAGTGGATTCTTGGAAAGTTTTTGGATAACTCGTCTTTTCCCTAAAATTCCTCCTATATCATCGGAGCCAGCACCTTGCAATCTGGGCAATGAATTAGCTATGGAGAGACTGAAAGAGAGAACCAATATGTTATGTTCTTCATCTAATGAAGACGCTGCTTTGGTAACCGAGCAAAACAAACCAGATAACTGCTCTGTCCTTAACCAAGAAGGCCAGAGGAGTTTTTGTGACATAATGGACCAAAAGCTGATGTCTAATTTAAGTCCAATATCGTCCTCCCAGAATTTTAGTAAGTCAGAAACAATCGCTTCTCTTTTTGCGAAGAGATTGGATGCCCTTAGGCACATAAAACCATCGTCAAGTTCATGTAACATATCACCTGAAACATCACCCTGCTTCTTTTGTGGCTGGACAGGTGAAAATTCAAAAGAATGCTCggaaaaaattaatactaaTCTTGATATACCCCTGGAAACCTGGCCTGTTGCATGCCTACAAGCATCCTCAAAaggcaaaaatatttttgataattcTTGCACTGTTAATAATGGGAATCATGAAAAGATAGAGGAAAAAATAGAATCTCAAAGTCCTTCTAGTCATGATGGAAGGATTATTTTGTGGTCCAAAGATAAACAAAAGGATCAACGGCATGCTTGTTTGTATACAGTTAATCAAGGAAGAGTAGGAAAACAAACTAAACTTGCAGTTCACGGCGTAGATTCAAAAGCAGTTACCGAGAATCTGGGGGAAAAAATTGTCAAGTTTAATCAAATGGCCTCAAATTCTTCGCAAAACAAGTCAAATGGATATCAAGTTCAACCATATTGCAATTTGTCGTCTTGTGGAATAACCGATGAAACAACTGCTATTTTTGAAGCTTTAAGGCAGCTTCAATTGTCTCAGACAGCTGTCATCAG ATGGCTTAAATCACCAATAACTCATGTCGCCCTAGATGGTTTTTTCTTGCGCCTACGAATTGGGAAGTGGGAGAAAGAATTAGGAGGAACAGGATACCGTGTTGCACGCGTTAATG GTGCAACTTGTGATAACTGCCTTTCTGTTAGTGTTGGAGATTTCACATGCTCAGTCGATTGCCGCTTTGTGTCTAATCATGACTTCCTTGAG